In Plasmodium malariae genome assembly, chromosome: 11, the following proteins share a genomic window:
- the PmUG01_11058900 gene encoding conserved Plasmodium protein, unknown function, with product MTTEEDDSKNVAKTDEGTRVNICCKINESSKKCLDTVDENNGNIQKRFESLNKTIEDMNMHFNNILKDNEEKYVLTFNAYMYDVQKEIRILKKIVKEEKIKELKDEKVKKLQKELKWYINECLRLDNVSQFLKKEAEKWKRNSELMKNHMLFLEKKLSKMYETVIRTQSIKNCKEDEEKKVEKTEQQIRGKVEKEEDESNKGDENDIYSEEKKKLGIEKKLNKKGTSLTKEQERVRVRDEHFECKLKKKGKTDNFTYKELNYKITNLENKLKRQMNINCSLQEKLTKHYIEKSKYEKLFIDCVQQLKKDIGKQTMSNDKEKYIEDNFSALINESELSTFTKEEKKKLLITFFSSNDLIHFMKKNVFCKEKTSFDFHPKYSYPNTTIKYQKRSDISPFIL from the coding sequence ATGACGACTGAAGAGGATGACAGCAAAAACGTCGCGAAGACTGACGAAGGAACGAGGGTGAACATATGTTGCAAAATAAACGAATCATCAAAAAAATGCTTGGACACTGTGGATGaaaataatggaaatatTCAAAAACGCTTCGAGTCGTTAAATAAAACCATAGAGGATATGAATATGCATTTCAATAATATCCTTAAggataatgaagaaaaatatgtacttaCTTTTaacgcatatatgtatgatgtACAGAAGGAAATAcgaattttgaaaaaaattgtaaaagaagaaaaaataaaagaattaaaagatgaaaaagtaaaaaaattacaaaaagaaCTTAAGTGGTACATAAACGAATGTTTAAGGTTAGACAATGTttcacaatttttaaaaaaggaagcagaaaaatggaaaagaaatAGTGAACTTATGAAAAACCACATGTTATtcttggaaaaaaaattatcaaaaatgTATGAAACGGTTATTCGAACACAAAGTATAAAGAACTGTAAAGAGGATGAGGAGAAAAAGGTAGAAAAAACGGAACAACAGATACGAGGGAAAGTTGAAAAGGAAGAAGACGAAAGCAACAAAGGAGACGAAAATGACATATATAgcgaagaaaagaaaaagttgGGAATCGAAAAGAAGTTGAATAAAAAAGGTACTTCCCTTACAAAAGAACAGGAAAGAGTAAGAGTAAGGGACGAACATTTTGAGTGTAAACTGaagaagaaaggaaaaacagACAATTTTACCTACAAAGAATTAAACTACAAGATAacaaatttagaaaataaattaaagagacaaatgaatataaattgtAGTTTACAAGAAAAACTTACAAAAcattatattgaaaaatcgaaatatgaaaaattatttattgacTGTGTTCAACAACTTAAAAAGGACATAGGAAAACAAACCATGAGTAAtgacaaagaaaaatatatagaggATAATTTCTCCGCCTTAATAAATGAATCTGAATTAAGTACCTTTActaaggaagaaaaaaaaaaattactaataacctttttttcttcaaatgatttaattcattttatgaagaaaaatgttttttgtaaagaaaaaacatcATTTGATTTTCACCCAAAATATAGCTACCCCAACACGACAATAAAATACCAGAAGAGGTCTGACATTTctccttttattttgtaa
- the CEP76 gene encoding centrosomal protein CEP76, putative codes for MYLINKIKEIFYENEESNNLREEKEKKKKVHISELKDEIWLYKNEYNKERLSEEYASDYKSEEDNYYDNDENEKKKKDHFLEVPLFDEDECGRNIKKNLRHIRSKKIKAIKRNEESEISEESLSTTDDDEDVDEPFLDLYEELKREHSIKEIYNPMLKPRLWRFEFFIKYIHNLENQMQKNFYLVSFSNNKKINLYGDLKKELLYTPGYSIEPGEVKYLRIPLTIWDEKELRISYNDLQNFEISVEMWCIKEFVFNDLYASSKRTLKEIIENDPDTNIILKRKIEKKNIIFEAQRLGVYMQLSEIFEFHMALDSWWFIANSQMPSYLKTLPKFLRFKFPLSEDDWVIHSSYKSYNNFWLYPGYFCFIGTYQQLANAFFIITVLCYNSNYRYKPPILLGSCIISLKSVTEYPFFKGIIKKLTLDKTKFKQGEIVGNIKCFVNSYGIDEGDSNIQRPVQPLSDATLVNQLILNDHYLVIRIIKCENLPISSIDLNNVNINVWVKWDGIVNKTNTVSKTTSPFFYQNLYYPIRLVDKKELTNENLIRNILPVDLISKGEICFEVHNNNEIYSTILGIFELPFSDIFNYGTYDYRSLAQESAKSSSMYNDYKDNYEAISGGMNVSSDNYDDYYVRQYKTIVYKNTLELMYSKVHLKSLNKENIQTKRESTISVEAFVIPPLPSDLIFLKENRVQNSSAVYKSMSKRWEKDFGKFNDTYLQWFPKAIKDRSFPCVSRNDFDNNLYPLCSFITSINLPSQVSTPGPLFHWLNNIEYIENEDESSIFTPPYFFLSYKKGTIQDHVILLCCCLKGLEYDAYVCKGTINNGKNEHYWVMTRHEEGWVCFWEVTNKSIIHLKNRWNNNNFLKNSEISLQNEMINKINNNDNEKYYSGEYLMSFVKYGMEELKNREREIKEEYNLKEENKLYTMDIYGDNQMKDEKVNIEEILHNDEEFYNMFEVKYEKNETYNNNKALKYLLENFSRYIPISPKMFLLDYENTLAYVPYSSIEVIFNDEQLYGNMQNHHPACILYDLENNYHWRPFLNQSPTQIKNEITISTPLSDKLSVKYTNELEEEIQEMIHFMRNNEGLETDFEYSKEIRYFLEMYIDLCEYKLNLDNNYNTKPENYEWSEQKGKGDNIQKGDNRQGSQKGDENLDEDENEQNVYETGKKGEKNDNAELKRTWSQYKNDYYPNIEAQYINKEELNFYNSYHPTRNIEMMNNERKRHLINIPDDYIYGMNDEIYSNGKEQYIRNYVFSKDSTDILNNFDESVRKKNIKRFNNTAVHYLENVEDIDKSLGNIFIDMKSEMYINQLYNADSKVKNEYRTDDRNTFIDESKMKGEAIKYIKRNEENIQSISSSYTRGTYNVKDINISSSKQKTYAKDNNEEEKYDENEEELFKEVKEKYDENEEELFKEEVKEKYDENEEKLFKEVKEKYDENEEKLFKEVKEKYDENEEELYKEIKEKYYYDEDFCSLEKEGHSTNKVLPNKFIKRYNKQNNNLFILQMSLRKKEKRIKQEMVDVKLKKINKPKDKMSKKTFCSFIDTQEFLKCSLSSKEIRMSRENMNNKESTKSIEQLSSECLNDSKRAPPIYEECVNNRHTFNGYFIIPSKGNYTNEKMNNSVNKEFLNDNKNHTNYSFEGTKSKEESPNGGATTGTGEIRKKKEKTEKIELSGTNINSSRDTLLTSTLYTCSLSKNDNTYHQCCKENKKGYFEIKEKLISLVDKYKRRHNIKAMEKKSSCRRGMYGDEYDMTRMKKNIFKCKIILFKCKFKKKEEEKKKERDTGEKENFIDFTKNSFSLSNRTLIEKENSTSLSDREIVSLNKRKNFLHQNNHQMYRDSNFLDMNNGQAGVNQNNYRDELQQQTPGYPVAQSNNIVNDPSNIMQNSEFSGKFNECVQNKSMNKECGQNENDESASKKKYTLTSPPKTWSRLNSTSKYVAHQISQWRWYYSLEEQYFNWQYYKFPVPPNHTFVGFPIHFSTIDFTEVKSFLLHSKRFENIIKLSIDNISFVIYCKVYPLISGVMSNWVFLGCLVPWMTAQERETKMKKTPKKNVNRR; via the exons atgtatttaatcaataagataaaagaaattttctATGAGAATGAAGAAAGCAACAATCtaagagaagaaaaagaaaaaaaaaaaaaagtccaTATTAGTGAGCTAAAGGATGAAATATGGTTGTATAagaatgaatataataaagaacGCCTAAGCGAAGAATATGCCAGTGATTACAAAAGTGAAGAAGAcaattattatgataatgacgaaaatgaaaaaaaaaaaaaagatcatTTTTTAGAAGTACCCCTATTTGATGAAGATGAATGTGGAaggaacataaaaaaaaacttg aGGCACATCCGAAGTAAGAAAATAAAGGCTATAAAAAGAAACGAGGAATCAGAAATAAGTGAGGAGAGTTTAAGTACCACtgatgatgatgaagatGTAGATGAACCGTTTCTTGATTTATATGAGGAACTGAaa aGAGAACACAGCATAAAAGAGATCTATAACCCAATGCTAAAGCCCCGCTTGTGGCgctttgaattttttataaaatatattcacaaTCTAGAAAATCAGATgcagaaaaatttttatttagtgTCCTTTAGCAATAACAA aaaaataaatctttatGGAGATCTTAAGAAAGAACTGTTGTACACCCCTGGGTATTCTATAGAGCCAGGAGaagttaaatatttaagaattccac TAACCATATGGGATGAGAAGGAGTTACGAATATCATATAATGATTTACAAAATTTCGAAATCTCAGTTGAGATGTGGTGCATAAAAGAATTTGTATTTAATGATCTGTATGCCTCTTCTAAAAGGACATTGAAGGAAATAATTGAAAATGATCCTGACACTAACATTATTCTGAAGAGGAaaattgaaaagaaaaatatcatttttgaAGCACAGCGTTTAGGG GTTTACATGCAGTTGTCTGAAATATTTGAATTTCATATGGCCTTGGACAGCTGGTGGTTTATAGCAAATTCTCAAATGCCAAGTTACTTAAAGACTCTGCCAAAATTTTTAAGGTTTAAATTCCCTTTAAGTGAAGATGACTGGGTGATTCACAGCTCTTACAAGTCTTACAATAATTTTTGGTTATATCCTGGatacttttgttttattgGAACATATCAACAATTAGCTAAtgccttttttataataaca gtaCTATGTTACAACTCTAATTATAGGTATAAACCACCTATTTTATTAGGATCATGtataatatctttaaaatCTGTGACAGAATATCCATTTTTCAA aggaattattaaaaagttaacattagacaaaacaaaatttaaacaaGGAGAGATTGTGGGTAACATAAAGTGCTTTGTTAATAGTTATGGGATAGATGAAGGAGACAGTAACATCCAAAGGCCAGTTCAGCCCTTAAGTGATGCTACATTGGTAAATCAGTTGATTTTAAATGACCATTACTTAGTGATAAG GATAATTAAGTGCGAAAATCTACCCATAAGTAGCATAGACTTAAACAATGTTAACATAAATGTGTGGGTAAAGTGGGACGGTATAGTTAACAAAACAAATACTGTGAGTAAAACTACTTCTccctttttttatcaaaatttatattatcctATAAGATTAgttgataaaaaagaattaacaaATGAAAATCTAATTAGGAATATACTTCCAGTAGATTTAATTTCCAAGGGAGAAATATGTTTTGAagttcataataataatgaaatatattcaaCAATTTTAGGTATTTTTGAATTACCATTTtctgatatatttaattatggaACGTATGACTATAGGTCCTTGGCACAG GAGAGTGCTAAGAGCAGTTCTATGTATAACGATTATAAGGACAATTATGAAGCAATCAGTGGTGGCATGAACGTTTCAAGCGATAACTATGATGATTATTATGTGAGGCAATATAAAACTATTGTTTATAAGAACACGTTAG aACTGATGTATTCCAAGGTGCACTTAAAATCATTAAACAAAGAAAACATACAGACAAAGAGAGAGTCAACCATTTCAGTGGAGGCATTCGTGATACCTCCTCTCCCTAGCGACTTGATTTTCTTAAAAGAAAACAGAGTTCAAAATTCTTCGGCAGTCTACAAATCTATGTCAAAAAG GTGGGAAAAGGATTTTGGGAAATTTAATGATACGTACCTCCAGTGGTTCCCGAAGGCCATTAAAGATAGAAg CTTTCCCTGTGTAAGCAGAAACGACTTCGACAACAATTTGTATCCACTATGTAGTTTCATCACATCAATTAATTTACCTTCTCAAGTGTCCACACCCg GACCTTTATTCCATTGGCTAAATAACATTGAGTATATTGAAAATGAAGACGAGTCATCGATTTTTACGCCgccttattttttcttgtcatataaaaaaggaacaatACAAGATCACGTTATTTTGTTATGTTGTTGTCTAAAAGGGCTAGAGTACGACGCGTACGTTTGTAAAG GGACCATAAACAACGGGAAGAATGAGCACTACTGGGTCATGACTAGACACGAAGAGGGGTGGGTTTGCTTTTGGGAGGTTACAAACAAGTCGATTATCCATTTAAAGAATCGATGGAATAacaacaattttttaaagaattcgGAAATAAGTCTTCAAAatgaaatgataaataaaataaacaataatgataatgaaaaatattatagtgGAGAGTATTTGATGAGTTTTGTTAAATATGGTAtggaagaattaaaaaatagagagagggaaataaaagaagagtataatttaaaagaagaaaataagtTATATACTATGGATATATATGGAGACAATCAAATGAAAGATGAGAAAGTAAATATTGAAGAGATATTACATAATGATGAAGAATTTTATAACATGTTTGaagtaaaatatgaaaaaaatgaaacctataataataataaggcgttaaaatatttattagaaaatttttcTAGATATATACCCATTTCTCcaaaaatgtttttactCGATTATGAAAATACATTAGCTTATGTTCCCTACTCATCTATTGAGGTAATTTTTAATGATGAGCAGTTATATGGAAATATGCAAAATCACCACCCTGCATGCATTTTGTAtgatttagaaaataattacCACTGGAGACCTTTTCTAAACCAGTCCCCTACCCAGATAAAGAACGAGATTACTATCTCGACTCCGCTAAGCGACAAGCTTTC ggtaaaatatacaaacgAGTTGGAAGAAGAAATTCAAGAGATGATACATTTTATGCGAAATAATGAAGGGTTAGAAACAGACTTTGAATATTCAAAAGAGATaagatattttttagaaatgtatattgatttatgtgaatataaattaaacctggataataattataatacaaaaCCTGAAAATTATGAATGGTCAGAACAAAAAGGTAAAGGTGATAATATTCAAAAGGGGGATAATAGACAAGGAAGCCAGAAGGGAGATGAAAATTTAGATGAAGAtgaaaatgaacaaaatgttTATGaaacaggaaaaaaaggggaaaaaaatgataatgcAGAATTAAAAAGGACATGGTCTCAATACAAAAATGATTACTATCCTAATATAGAAGctcaatatataaataaggaagaattaaatttttataattcttatcATCCTACGAGAAATATTGAAATGATGAAcaatgaaagaaaaagacacttaattaatattcctgatgattatatatatgggaTGAATGATGAAATTTATAGTAATGGAAAAGAGCAGTACATAagaaattatgtatttagTAAAGATAGTACTGatatacttaataattttgatgaaagcgttaggaaaaaaaatataaagcgTTTTAATAATACTGCAGTTCATTACTTAGAGAATGTTGAAGATATAGATAAAAGTTTAGgtaacatttttatagatATGAAATCAGAAATGTATATTAACCAACTGTACAATGCAGACAGCAAAGTGAAGAACGAATACAGAACAGATGATCGGAATACCTTTATTGATGAATCAAAAATGAAGGGAGAGGCAATCAAATACATAAAGAGAAATGAAGAAAACATTCAAAGCATTAGTAGCAGCTATACGAGAGGGACTTACAATGTAAaggatataaatataagctCAAGTAAACAAAAGACATATGCAAAAGATAAcaatgaagaagaaaaatatgacGAAAATGAAGAGGAATTATTTAAGGAGgtgaaagaaaaatatgacgAAAATGAAGAGGAATTATTTAAGGAG gaggtgaaagaaaaatatgacgaaaatgaagaaaaattatttaaggaggtgaaagaaaaatatgacgaaaatgaagaaaaattatttaaggaggtgaaagaaaaatatgacgaaaatgaagaagaattatataaggagataaaagaaaaatattactacGATGAAGATTTTTGTAGTCTTGAAAAGGAGGGACATTCTACTAATAAGGTTCTTCCCAACAAGTTTATAAAAAGATACAATAAACAGAAtaacaatttatttatactcCAAATGAGCttaagaaagaaagaaaaacgCATAAAGCAAGAAATGGTTGATGTGAAAttgaaaaagataaacaAACCAAAGGATAAGATGAGTAAAAAAACATTCTGCAGTTTTATAGATACGCAGGAATTTCTAAAGTGTAGTCTGAGTAGTAAAGAAATCAGGATGAGCAGGGAAAACatgaataataaagaaaGCACGAAAAGCATTGAACAGCTTAGTAGCGAATGTTTGAACGATTCAAAACGCGCTCCCCCAATATATGAGGAATGTGTTAATAATAGACATACGTTTAACGGGTACTTTATTATTCCCTCGAAGGGGAATtatacaaatgaaaaaatgaataattccgttaataaagaatttttaaacGATAATAAGAATCATACTAATTATTCTTTTGAAGGAACAAAGAGTAAAGAAGAAAGCCCAAATGGTGGGGCAACAACTGGGACTGgagaaataagaaaaaaaaaggaaaaaacagaaaaaatagaattatcTGGTACGAACATAAACAGTTCAAGAGATACACTCCTAACCAGCACACTATACACGTGCTCTTTAAGCAAGAATGATAACACATATCATCAGTGTtgtaaagaaaataaaaaaggttaCTTcgaaattaaagaaaaattaatcagCTTGgttgataaatataaaagaagacataatataaaagcaATGGAAAAGAAAAGTTCATGTCGTAGAGGAATGTACGGGGATGAATATGATATGacaagaatgaaaaaaaatatatttaaatgtaaaattattttattcaaatgtaagtttaagaaaaaagaagaggagAAGAAAAAGGAGCGAGACACAGGAGAAAAGGAAAACTTTATAGATTTTACAAAAAACTCCTTTTCCTTAAGCAACAGAACGCTCatcgaaaaagaaaattctaCTTCATTAAGTGATAGAGAAATAGTAAGTCTAAACAAACGTAAAAATTTCCTTCATCAGAATAATCACCAAATGTATAGGGACTCAAATTTCCTGGATATGAATAATGGCCAGGCAGGGGTAAATCAA aataattatagaGATGAATTACAACAACAGACCCCAGGGTATCCGGTGGCTCAAAGCAACAACATAGTTAATGATCCTAGTAACATAATGCAAAATAGTGAATTTAGTGGAAAATTTAATGAATGCGTTCAGAATAAAAGTATGAACAAAGAATGTGggcaaaatgaaaatgatgaaagtgcatccaaaaaaaaatatactttaacATCACCACCTAAAACATGGTCAAGATTAAACTCAACATCCAAATATGTTGCTCATCAAATTTCCCAATGGAGATGGTACTACTCATTG GAAGAGCAGTACTTTAATTGGCAATACTACAAATTTCCCGTCCCCCCAAATCACACATTTGTTGGATTTCCTATCCATTTTTCGACAATCG ACTTCACCGAAGTAAAATCCTTTTTGTTACATTCTAAACGATTTGAAAACATCATAAAGTTATCAATAGATAACATTTCATTTGTCATATATTGTAAAGTTTATCCTTTAATAAGTGGAGTCATGTCCAATTGGGTATTTTTAGGATGTTTAGTCCCATGGATg ACTGCCCAAGAAAGGGAaactaaaatgaaaaaaaccccgaaaaaaaatgttaacagGAGATAG
- the mFRS gene encoding phenylalanine--tRNA ligase, putative → MTLPKLVLSNQGKILYDIVNHPIRTIKNKIENFFKFENIDNLNSEISVKQNFDELLVPLTHSARNIKDTFYLNEHYIKNFSFYFQNYYTPFDNINSIYKYYLANKLLYHDKIKLKRTHMTAHLPDLLRQNYKNVIYTGAVYRKDEIDKYHFPIFHQTDGYLIQPKSFNAESDLKKKLEQLISYLFSSKKIEMKWDSNTTFPFTEPSYELYIRARGVATPDMSIDVSTNSSSDGSFDGSTNRSNGSSGNNKWIEVLGCGKIKKEVIAICLYEKDLNQIIENEIAMFDKNLMKIIDKCNDVKNIEECSCVEERVSSIINNLCKKHLSDRIEKKIYEFIKDINHEGWAFGIGLERLAMLLYDIYDIRLLWSNDKRFISQFKENEISSFRPFSNFPSIIKDVTFYINDSFNETLFFQICRDIAHENIEEVKKIDHYYNPHTNKASVCYRITYRSHKQNLTHKSVNDIQNKVIQKLIKECSVVIR, encoded by the coding sequence ATGACTTTACCGAAATTAGTTTTATCAAATCAGGGGAAAATACTATATGACATAGTGAACCATCCAATAAGGacgataaaaaataaaattgaaaacttttttaaattcgaAAATATTGATAACTTAAATAGTGAAATATccgtaaaacaaaattttgatGAACTCCTTGTTCCCTTGACACACTCTGCTAGAAATATTAAAGacactttttatttaaatgaacattacataaaaaatttctctttttattttcaaaattattatacccCATTTGATAACATAAAttctatttataaatattacttagctaataaattattatatcatgataaaataaaattaaagcgTACACATATGACTGCACATTTACCTGACTTGTTAagacaaaattataaaaatgttatttatacAGGTGCCGTATACAGAAAAGatgaaatagataaatatcaCTTCCCTATTTTTCATCAAACAGATGGGTATTTAATACAACCCAAAAGTTTTAACGCTGAATCggatttgaaaaaaaaacttgAGCAGTTAATTAGTTATTTGTTTAGTTCGAAAAAGATAGAAATGAAATGGGACAGTAACACCACCTTTCCTTTTACCGAGCCATCATACGAGTTATATATAAGGGCAAGAGGAGTTGCTACTCCTGATATGAGCATTGATGTGAGTACAAATAGTAGTAGTGATGGTTCCTTTGATGGCAGTACTAACCGAAGCAATGGAAGCTCTGGTAATAACAAGTGGATCGAAGTCCTAGGATGtggtaaaattaaaaaagaagtaattGCCATATGTCTGTACGAGAAAGATTTAAATCAAATAATAGAAAACGAAATTGCCATGTTTGATAAGAATTTGATGAAGATAATTGATAAATGTAATGacgttaaaaatatagaggAATGTTCATGTGTTGAAGAACGCGTTTCttctattattaataatttatgtaaaaaacatCTAAGTGAcagaattgaaaaaaaaatttatgaatttataaaagatataaatcaCGAAGGATGGGCATTTGGTATAGGTCTTGAAAGATTAGCTATGttattatatgatatatatgatatacgTTTATTGTGGTCTAATGATAAAAGGTTTATATCtcaatttaaagaaaatgaaatttcATCATTTCGACCATTCAGTAACTTTCCATCAATAATAAAGGATGtcacattttatattaacgaTTCTTTTAATGAAACCttgttttttcaaatatgtaGAGATATAGCACATGAAAACATCGAGGAAGTGAAAAAGATAGATCACTATTATAATCCCCACACAAACAAAGCAAGCGTATGCTACAGAATAACCTATCGCTCGCATAAGCAAAATCTAACCCATAAAAGTGTTAATGACATACAGAACAAGGTTATTCAAAAGTTAATTAAAGAGTGTTCTGTAGTTATTAGGTGA